Proteins from a single region of Streptomyces griseiscabiei:
- a CDS encoding aminomethyl transferase family protein codes for MDVSSMRTTPQGHFTSRWGLPEYTDWQDESMSWKETCYIGDWSFLWERRYRGPEVLKLFSDYSVNSFAKFDLDQSKHVVHCNQNGKVIHEGILSRVGEEEFVLFGRGTFLMDHHLRRGRYNVSSEVLDLHVLQVSGPTAVHVVEKAAGESLRDVKFMHSRTIRVGGHEVRALRQGMAGEIGFELQGPSENTEDVVAAILEAGEEFGIRRLGGRTVFINHLEACFPTIITDYLPAMYGDDMAEYREEFLAAMPAASATFNIAGSFESDDVSDWYRSPVELGWGNRIRFDHDFVGRAALEVEKAAPRRVMRTLVWNADDVADVYGSLFRSGTPYDYMEIPRDQRGFAWNDQVLVGDSLVGAATSRGYSYYFREMLSLCVIDVAHSEPGTPVEVLWGNPGSPQKRIRATVAPAPYKQDNRRADLSSS; via the coding sequence GTGGACGTCAGCAGTATGCGTACAACCCCGCAAGGACACTTCACGTCGAGATGGGGTCTGCCGGAGTACACCGACTGGCAGGACGAGAGCATGTCGTGGAAGGAGACGTGCTACATCGGCGACTGGTCGTTCCTGTGGGAGCGGCGTTACCGCGGTCCCGAGGTGCTCAAGCTGTTCTCCGACTACTCGGTGAACAGCTTCGCGAAGTTCGACCTGGACCAGTCCAAGCACGTCGTCCACTGCAACCAGAACGGGAAGGTGATCCACGAGGGGATCCTCAGCCGGGTCGGCGAGGAGGAGTTCGTCCTCTTCGGCCGCGGTACCTTCCTGATGGACCACCACCTGCGCAGGGGCAGGTACAACGTGTCCTCGGAGGTCCTCGACCTGCACGTCCTGCAGGTCTCCGGGCCGACCGCCGTGCACGTCGTCGAGAAGGCCGCCGGGGAGTCGCTGCGCGACGTGAAGTTCATGCACTCACGCACGATCCGCGTGGGCGGACACGAGGTGCGTGCCCTGCGCCAGGGCATGGCCGGAGAGATCGGCTTCGAGTTGCAGGGCCCGAGTGAGAACACCGAGGACGTCGTGGCAGCGATCCTGGAGGCGGGCGAGGAGTTCGGGATCCGGCGGCTCGGCGGCCGGACGGTGTTCATCAACCACCTGGAGGCCTGCTTCCCGACGATCATCACCGACTATCTGCCGGCCATGTACGGCGACGACATGGCGGAGTACCGCGAGGAGTTCCTGGCGGCGATGCCGGCGGCGTCGGCGACCTTCAACATCGCCGGCAGCTTCGAGTCCGACGACGTCAGCGACTGGTACCGCTCCCCCGTCGAGCTCGGCTGGGGGAACCGGATCAGGTTCGACCACGACTTCGTGGGGCGCGCCGCCCTCGAGGTGGAGAAGGCCGCCCCGCGACGGGTGATGCGCACGCTGGTGTGGAACGCCGACGACGTCGCCGACGTCTACGGGTCGCTGTTCCGGTCGGGGACGCCCTACGACTACATGGAGATCCCCCGCGACCAGCGCGGGTTCGCGTGGAACGACCAGGTGCTCGTCGGCGACAGCCTCGTCGGGGCCGCGACGTCGCGCGGGTACAGCTACTACTTCCGCGAGATGCTGTCGCTCTGTGTCATCGACGTCGCCCACAGCGAACCCGGTACCCCGGTCGAGGTGCTCTGGGGGAACCCGGGCAGCCCGCAGAAGCGCATCCGCGCGACCGTCGCGCCGGCGCCGTACAAGCAGGACAACCGCCGAGCCGACCTCTCCTCGTCGTGA
- a CDS encoding IclR family transcriptional regulator — MSGNTSEPGRSVSSRLLAVLGAFDISRPTLSLTEVAALTGLPLSTSRRLLKELADWGALERLPDQRYRVGLRLWRLGSLAPQQRNLRDAALPFMQDLCEATQENVQLVVLDGLEALCIERISAAGAVSTKTVVGGRLPLHATGVGKVLLALSPPEVLQATLHNGLPRITRFTVTEPGRLARSLQDVRRARLAFSQEEMTLGAVSVAAPVLGRDDRVLAALGIVTRSRARLERLAPAVRAAALGVSRVCAAREL; from the coding sequence TTGTCCGGTAACACCAGTGAGCCGGGACGCAGTGTGTCCAGCCGCCTGCTCGCCGTACTGGGGGCCTTCGACATCAGTCGGCCGACACTCAGCCTCACTGAAGTCGCCGCGCTCACCGGCCTGCCGCTGTCCACGAGCAGGCGACTGCTGAAGGAACTCGCCGACTGGGGCGCTCTCGAGCGGCTCCCCGACCAGCGCTACCGGGTCGGCCTGCGACTGTGGCGGCTGGGATCCCTGGCACCCCAGCAGCGGAACCTGCGCGACGCGGCGCTGCCCTTCATGCAGGACCTGTGCGAAGCCACGCAGGAGAACGTCCAGTTGGTCGTCCTGGACGGGCTCGAAGCCCTGTGCATCGAGAGGATCTCGGCGGCGGGCGCGGTATCGACCAAGACCGTGGTGGGAGGGCGTCTTCCGCTGCACGCGACCGGTGTGGGCAAGGTCCTGCTCGCGTTGTCGCCCCCCGAGGTCCTCCAGGCCACGCTGCACAACGGGCTTCCACGGATCACCCGGTTCACGGTGACCGAGCCCGGGCGTCTGGCGCGCTCGCTCCAGGACGTGCGCCGCGCGCGTCTGGCCTTCTCGCAGGAGGAGATGACCCTCGGGGCCGTCTCCGTCGCCGCCCCCGTCCTGGGGCGCGACGACCGCGTCCTCGCGGCTCTGGGCATCGTCACCCGTTCTCGGGCGCGTCTGGAACGGCTGGCGCCCGCGGTGCGGGCCGCGGCTCTGGGCGTCTCCCGGGTGTGTGCCGCCCGCGAACTGTGA
- the purU gene encoding formyltetrahydrofolate deformylase produces the protein MTATPTALPLQRATPAARTGADHGRLLIQCQDRAGVVSAVSTFLTAAGANIVSLDQFSTAAEDGAFFQRTEFHLPGLSAARDELERTFATDVAERFGMEFRLTEKTKPKRVAIMVSKTDHCVLDLLWRHRRGELDMNVALVISNHPDLADEVRPFGIPYFHIAATRDNRPEAEARILELLRGNVDLVVLARYMQIITPDFLDRVDCPLINIHHSFLPAFIGAGPYQRAKERGVKLIGATAHYVTADLDEGPIIEQDVVRVDHGHTATDLVRLGADVERAVLSRAVRWHLEDRVARHGNTTIVF, from the coding sequence ATGACCGCAACCCCGACCGCGCTGCCCCTGCAGCGCGCCACCCCCGCCGCCCGGACCGGTGCGGATCACGGCCGGCTGCTGATCCAGTGCCAGGACCGGGCCGGAGTGGTCTCGGCGGTGAGTACGTTCCTCACGGCGGCCGGGGCGAACATCGTGTCGCTGGACCAGTTCTCCACCGCCGCGGAGGACGGGGCGTTCTTCCAGCGCACCGAGTTCCACCTGCCCGGTCTGAGCGCCGCCCGCGACGAGTTGGAGCGGACCTTCGCCACGGACGTGGCCGAGAGGTTCGGCATGGAGTTCCGGCTGACCGAGAAGACGAAGCCCAAACGTGTGGCGATCATGGTGTCCAAGACCGACCACTGCGTGCTGGACCTCCTCTGGCGGCATCGGCGCGGCGAGCTGGACATGAACGTCGCTCTCGTGATCTCCAACCACCCCGACCTGGCCGATGAGGTCCGCCCGTTCGGGATTCCGTACTTCCACATTGCCGCGACCCGGGACAACCGGCCCGAGGCCGAGGCACGGATCTTGGAGCTGTTGCGCGGAAACGTCGATCTGGTGGTACTGGCCCGCTACATGCAGATCATCACGCCGGATTTCCTCGACCGCGTGGACTGCCCGCTGATCAACATCCACCACTCGTTCCTGCCCGCGTTCATCGGCGCCGGCCCCTACCAGCGGGCCAAGGAACGTGGCGTCAAGCTCATCGGAGCCACCGCCCACTACGTCACCGCCGACCTGGACGAGGGCCCGATCATCGAACAGGACGTCGTCCGCGTCGACCACGGGCACACCGCCACCGACCTGGTGCGCCTCGGCGCCGACGTCGAACGCGCCGTGCTGTCCAGAGCCGTGCGCTGGCACCTGGAGGACCGGGTCGCCCGGCACGGCAACACCACCATCGTCTTCTGA
- a CDS encoding thiamine pyrophosphate-binding protein: MKVAEAVGRELAGLGVSHVFGVVGSGNFHVTESLIRHGARFVAARHEGGAATMADIHARLTGRVAALSLHQGPGLTNALTGITEAAKSRTPLLVLAGDTPAWQRTSNFWIDQEAVIRALGAEVVTLTSPVTAVSEVARAYWQAAHERRTIVVNLPLDVQEREVPDGVPVSPLPELEAPAASAAAVDRLSQALMNARRPVFVAGRGARHASGPLRRLAEQSGALLATSAVARGLFAGDPWSVDVMGGFASPAAAALIADADLIVAWGASLNRWTTRDGTLVGSAATIVHVDDDPGAIGRHRPVHLGIVADVAAVALQVGDALDRADHAVTGYRTTEVHETIATRVGWRNVPYEDQGDADCVDPRTLSFALDDILPRERVVVPDSGNFCGYPSMFLSVPDNDGFCMSFAFMSVGLGLSGSIGAALARPDRLAVAGVGDGGFLMGLSELETAVRLRLPLVVLVYNDSAYGAEVHHFADGGFDLSAVVFPQTDLAAIARGVGCEAITVRGVDDLGGVKAWLDGPRAAPLVIDAKIASFPCWFLADAIHHE; this comes from the coding sequence ATGAAGGTCGCAGAAGCTGTCGGCCGTGAGCTCGCCGGACTCGGCGTCAGCCATGTGTTCGGCGTCGTGGGCTCGGGCAACTTCCACGTCACGGAGTCGCTGATCCGGCACGGCGCCCGGTTCGTGGCCGCCCGCCATGAGGGCGGAGCGGCCACGATGGCCGACATCCACGCTCGGCTGACCGGCCGGGTCGCCGCCCTGTCCCTGCACCAGGGGCCGGGCCTGACCAACGCGCTGACCGGCATCACCGAGGCGGCCAAGAGCCGGACCCCACTGCTGGTCCTGGCCGGGGACACGCCGGCCTGGCAGCGCACCTCCAACTTCTGGATCGACCAGGAGGCCGTCATCCGTGCCCTCGGGGCGGAGGTCGTCACCCTCACGTCGCCGGTCACGGCGGTGTCGGAAGTGGCTCGCGCGTACTGGCAGGCCGCGCACGAACGACGGACGATCGTCGTCAACCTGCCCCTGGACGTTCAGGAGCGCGAGGTGCCCGACGGCGTCCCGGTGTCGCCGCTGCCGGAACTGGAGGCACCGGCGGCGAGCGCAGCGGCCGTCGACCGTCTCAGCCAGGCTCTGATGAACGCCCGTCGGCCGGTCTTCGTCGCCGGTCGGGGCGCGCGCCACGCCTCCGGCCCGCTCAGACGCCTCGCCGAGCAGTCCGGCGCGCTGCTGGCGACGAGCGCTGTCGCCCGCGGCCTGTTCGCCGGTGACCCGTGGTCGGTCGACGTCATGGGTGGCTTCGCCTCACCCGCCGCGGCGGCCCTCATCGCCGACGCCGACCTCATTGTGGCCTGGGGAGCGAGCCTCAACCGGTGGACCACCCGCGACGGGACGCTCGTCGGTTCCGCGGCGACGATCGTCCACGTGGATGACGATCCGGGCGCCATCGGACGTCATCGGCCGGTGCATCTCGGGATCGTCGCAGACGTCGCGGCCGTGGCTCTCCAGGTCGGCGATGCCCTCGACCGAGCCGACCACGCCGTGACGGGGTACCGGACGACGGAGGTGCACGAGACCATCGCGACGCGCGTCGGCTGGCGGAACGTGCCCTACGAGGACCAGGGCGACGCGGACTGCGTCGATCCCCGCACGCTGTCGTTCGCCCTCGACGACATCCTGCCCCGGGAGCGCGTCGTCGTGCCCGACAGCGGAAACTTCTGCGGCTACCCCTCCATGTTCCTGTCGGTCCCCGACAACGACGGCTTCTGCATGTCCTTCGCCTTCATGTCCGTCGGTCTGGGGCTGTCCGGCAGTATCGGAGCCGCTCTGGCCCGACCGGATCGCCTGGCCGTGGCCGGAGTGGGCGACGGAGGGTTCCTCATGGGGCTGAGCGAGTTGGAGACAGCCGTCCGGCTGCGCCTGCCTCTCGTGGTGCTCGTCTACAACGACAGCGCTTATGGCGCGGAAGTCCACCACTTCGCGGACGGCGGGTTCGACCTCAGTGCCGTCGTGTTCCCCCAGACGGACCTGGCCGCCATCGCACGCGGTGTGGGATGCGAGGCGATCACGGTACGCGGCGTCGACGACCTCGGCGGTGTGAAGGCCTGGCTGGACGGGCCGCGGGCCGCCCCGTTGGTGATCGACGCGAAGATCGCGTCCTTCCCCTGCTGGTTCCTCGCCGACGCCATTCACCACGAGTAG
- a CDS encoding nuclear transport factor 2 family protein, whose product MSDKEFDLDRLRIRQLIEDWAVWRDAGDWQRFATVWHPRKGWMSATWFQGTATEFIKVSREGFEHGVSILHFLGGHTADIAGGRAVAQTKMTISQRASVDGVLVDVVCTGRFYDFLSRDDGRWTIVRRQPIYEKDRLDPVDTVAELSLDPELLARFPVGYQHLGYLQTKAGFTVKEGLPGLTGPAVEQLYAEGAGWLAGADSPGTPA is encoded by the coding sequence ATGTCGGACAAGGAATTCGATCTGGATCGTCTCCGGATCAGACAGCTGATCGAGGACTGGGCCGTCTGGCGTGATGCCGGGGACTGGCAACGCTTCGCCACCGTCTGGCACCCGCGCAAGGGGTGGATGAGCGCGACGTGGTTCCAGGGCACGGCGACCGAGTTCATCAAGGTCAGCCGGGAGGGCTTCGAGCACGGCGTGAGCATCCTGCACTTCCTGGGAGGCCACACCGCCGACATCGCCGGTGGCCGTGCCGTCGCGCAGACCAAGATGACCATCAGCCAGCGTGCCTCCGTCGACGGTGTCCTCGTCGACGTCGTGTGTACCGGTCGCTTCTACGACTTCCTCTCCCGCGACGACGGGAGGTGGACCATCGTGCGGCGGCAGCCGATCTACGAGAAGGACCGGCTCGACCCCGTGGACACCGTCGCCGAACTCAGCCTGGACCCCGAGCTGCTGGCCCGGTTCCCCGTCGGCTACCAGCACCTGGGATATCTGCAGACCAAGGCCGGCTTCACCGTCAAGGAGGGCCTGCCCGGGCTCACCGGTCCCGCGGTCGAGCAGTTGTACGCCGAGGGCGCGGGATGGCTGGCCGGGGCGGACAGCCCCGGGACCCCGGCATGA